A window of the Miscanthus floridulus cultivar M001 chromosome 14, ASM1932011v1, whole genome shotgun sequence genome harbors these coding sequences:
- the LOC136505686 gene encoding CBL-interacting protein kinase 33-like — protein sequence MADLWSCGVILFVLLAGYLPFEDSNLMTLYKKISNAEYTFPPWTSFPAKRLLTRILDPNPVMRITIPEILEDEWFKKGYKRPEFDEKYDTPLDDVDAVFNDSREHHVTEKKKKNP from the exons ATGGCTGATTTGTGGTCATGTGGAGTTATCCTGTTTGTTCTGCTAGCTGGGTATTTACCTTTTGAGGACTCTAATCTTATGACGCTGTATAAGAAA ATCTCAAATGCAGAATATACATTTCCACCATGGACGTCTTTCCCTGCCAAGAGGTTGTTAACAAGAATCCTTGATCCAAATCCAGTGATG AGAATAACAATCCCTGAAATACTGGAGGATGAATGGTTTAAAAAGGGCTACAAGCGCCCGGAGTTTGACGAGAAATATGACACACCATTGGATGATGTGGATGCTGTCTTCAATGATTCAAGA GAGCACCACGTgacagagaagaagaagaagaacccgTAG